The nucleotide window GCGCGGCGGCCCTGCGGCGCCAGCTGGAGCGCGGTGCCGCGCCCGACCTCGTGGTGCTGGACGTGATGATGCCGGGCGAGGATGGCCTGTCCCTGTGCCGCTTCCTGCGTAGCACCACCGACCTGCCGGTAATCCTGCTCACCGCCATGGCGGAGGAGACCGACCGCATCGTGGGCCTCGAGATCGGCGCCGACGATTATGTGACCAAGCCGTTCAGCCCGCGTGAGCTCTTGGCGCGCATCAAGGCGGTGCTGCGTCGCGTCCACAGCCTGCCGCCGCAGAAGGGGCACATCGCCGCCAAGACCGTGCGCTTCGACCGCTGGCGGCTGGACGTGGGCCGCCGCGAGCTGATGGCGGAAGACGACGTGGCGGTGCCGCTCAGCACCGCCGAGTTTCGCCTGCTGTGCGCCTTCCTCGACCATCCCGGTATCGTGCTGAGCCGCGACCAGCTGCTCGACCTGACCGCCGGCCGCAGCGCCGATCCGTTCGACCGCAGCATCGACAACCAGGTCAGCCGCCTGCGCAAGAAGGTGGAGGCCGATCCCAAGGTGCCGGCCCTCATCAAGACCCACTGGGGCGGGGGCTACAGCCTTGCAGCGGAGGTGGAACGCGCATGATCCGCCTGTTCCGGCGCAGCCTCGCGGCGCGCTTCATCTGTTTCACCCTGGTCATTCTCGCCCTGTCGCAGGTGGTGGCATTCTGCATCTCGTGGGACCAGCACGGCCAGTCCCTGCGCAAGGTGGCCAAGGGCGAGATGCTGAGCCGCTGCGCCGCGCTGGTGCGGGTGCTGGAGGCGACGCCGCCGTCGCTTCAGGGCGACATCCTGCGCGCCAGCGACACCAGCCTCACCCGCTACTGGATCTCGCCGGATGCGCCCAAGCCGCCCAAGGAGTGGCGCGCCGCCGCCTGGAGGGAGCTTCGCCGGCCGCTGCCGCGGGTCCAATTGCCCATGCACAGCAGCACGGGGGAGCCGGAGCAGCCGGTGTACCAGCTGCCGAAGGAGCCCACCACGGGCGGCTCGACCGAATGGTTCCCGCTTTCGGGGGAGGCGTGGCCGCTGCCGACCCCGGCCAAGTTCATCTATCTCGATGACGAGAACGGCATGGGCATCGCGGCGCAGCTGTCCAACGGGTCATGGCTCAACGCGGCGTTTGTGAAGCCCGGCCACGAGTGGTTCTGGACCGCCCGCTCGCTCACCTTCCTGGCCGCCGCCGGCCTGTTCTTCTGTGTCCTTGCTGTGGTCGCGGCGCAGGGCATCACCCGGCCGCTGCGGCGCCTTGCCAACGCGGCGGAAGCCCTCGGCCGGGGCGAGAAGATCGAGCCTTTGCCCGAAAGCGGCCCGGATGATGTGACCGCCATCGCCTTCAACCGCATGCAGGAGCGCCTGACGCGCTTCGTCGACGACCGCACCCGCATGTTCGCGGCCCTGAGCCACGACCTGCGCACGCCGCTCACCTCCCTGCGCCTGCGCGCCGAGTTCGTCGCCGACGACGAGCTGCGGGAGAAGATGCTCGGCACCATCGCCGAGATCCAGGGCATGGCGGAGGCAAGCCTTGCCTTCGTGCGCGCCGACGCCACCGCCGAGACCACCC belongs to Xanthobacter autotrophicus Py2 and includes:
- a CDS encoding two component transcriptional regulator, winged helix family (PFAM: response regulator receiver; transcriptional regulator domain protein~KEGG: aha:AHA_3966 DNA-binding response regulator); translated protein: MDSAPHIAIVDDHRDIRDLVGKYLTQHGYRTSLADSAAALRRQLERGAAPDLVVLDVMMPGEDGLSLCRFLRSTTDLPVILLTAMAEETDRIVGLEIGADDYVTKPFSPRELLARIKAVLRRVHSLPPQKGHIAAKTVRFDRWRLDVGRRELMAEDDVAVPLSTAEFRLLCAFLDHPGIVLSRDQLLDLTAGRSADPFDRSIDNQVSRLRKKVEADPKVPALIKTHWGGGYSLAAEVERA
- a CDS encoding integral membrane sensor signal transduction histidine kinase (PFAM: ATP-binding region ATPase domain protein; histidine kinase HAMP region domain protein; histidine kinase A domain protein~KEGG: ppf:Pput_5287 histidine kinase), whose translation is MIRLFRRSLAARFICFTLVILALSQVVAFCISWDQHGQSLRKVAKGEMLSRCAALVRVLEATPPSLQGDILRASDTSLTRYWISPDAPKPPKEWRAAAWRELRRPLPRVQLPMHSSTGEPEQPVYQLPKEPTTGGSTEWFPLSGEAWPLPTPAKFIYLDDENGMGIAAQLSNGSWLNAAFVKPGHEWFWTARSLTFLAAAGLFFCVLAVVAAQGITRPLRRLANAAEALGRGEKIEPLPESGPDDVTAIAFNRMQERLTRFVDDRTRMFAALSHDLRTPLTSLRLRAEFVADDELREKMLGTIAEIQGMAEASLAFVRADATAETTRTVDLSALVESLCDDLAEIGWDVTFEESPKVGCRCRPDAVRRACRNLVENAVRYGKRARVRVERSGDAALIVVEDDGPGIAEELKEQVFAPFFRLESSRCMETGGHGLGLAIVRTVARRHGGDVTLANRPSGLTAIFSLPLDGSAPVLEAEPVGRPEPEPRGLAATS